A single window of Arcobacter venerupis DNA harbors:
- a CDS encoding flagellar biosynthetic protein FliQ encodes MDLIAIAENTVKIILILGLPSLIVSMIIGLIISVFQAVTQISDASLSFVPKMVFVSAFILISLPWIGDHIEAYTKDLWDIILIFGNNS; translated from the coding sequence ATGGATTTAATTGCTATTGCTGAAAATACAGTAAAGATTATATTAATACTTGGATTACCATCTTTAATTGTAAGTATGATTATTGGACTTATAATTTCTGTTTTTCAAGCAGTAACACAAATTAGTGATGCTTCTTTATCGTTTGTTCCTAAAATGGTTTTTGTTTCAGCTTTTATATTAATTTCTCTTCCATGGATTGGTGATCATATTGAGGCATATACAAAAGATTTGTGGGATATAATACTTATTTTTGGTAATAATAGTTGA
- a CDS encoding MotE family protein: MFRYLLLIICFCTYLFAVEETSSSLTKQRIEVMELKKELNNFYNEKETEYQQRKKELEGILAQIEKEKKDIQKLHDDNIETLKDIKNEVVTKTSKIYNGMKPKNAADIFNQMIGEGKIEDVFDIILKLKENNVTQIMKFLSVSNASMITEKLENYNKKDEKKE; encoded by the coding sequence TTGTTTAGATATTTATTATTAATTATTTGTTTTTGTACTTATTTATTTGCCGTAGAAGAGACAAGTAGTTCTTTAACAAAACAAAGAATAGAAGTAATGGAATTAAAAAAAGAATTAAATAATTTTTATAATGAAAAAGAAACTGAATATCAACAAAGAAAAAAAGAGCTTGAAGGTATTTTGGCTCAAATTGAAAAAGAAAAAAAAGATATACAAAAATTACATGATGATAATATAGAAACTTTAAAAGATATAAAAAATGAAGTTGTGACAAAAACATCAAAAATATACAATGGAATGAAACCAAAAAATGCGGCTGATATTTTTAATCAAATGATTGGCGAAGGTAAAATTGAAGATGTTTTTGATATAATACTTAAACTAAAAGAGAACAATGTTACTCAAATTATGAAATTTTTAAGTGTTTCTAATGCATCAATGATTACTGAAAAACTTGAAAATTATAATAAAAAAGATGAGAAAAAGGAATAA
- a CDS encoding flagellar basal body-associated FliL family protein, which yields MADDNQESKNSGGGKGLMIVLIALVVVLIVAVIGGGYFLYSQGALGNSNAAGQEEIKKDESSEKPDSYKADINDLVLNLTDSKGKEKLMKLSFSVKSIEPTIAAITEQYKAEIIDVVISQVSSRSSEELLTVGGKNLLKDELLQDINTVINEATKSNSDIAKDSIKQILFTTFVIK from the coding sequence ATGGCAGATGATAACCAAGAATCAAAAAATTCAGGTGGTGGAAAGGGATTAATGATTGTTTTAATCGCCTTAGTAGTGGTTCTAATTGTAGCTGTTATTGGTGGTGGTTATTTTCTTTATTCTCAAGGTGCACTAGGTAATAGTAATGCTGCTGGGCAAGAAGAAATCAAAAAAGATGAATCATCAGAAAAACCAGATTCATATAAAGCAGATATTAACGATTTGGTCTTAAATTTGACAGATTCAAAAGGAAAAGAGAAATTAATGAAATTATCTTTTTCTGTTAAAAGTATAGAACCAACAATCGCAGCTATTACTGAACAATACAAAGCAGAAATTATTGATGTTGTAATTTCTCAAGTAAGTTCTAGAAGTTCTGAAGAACTTTTAACAGTTGGTGGTAAAAATCTATTAAAAGATGAATTACTACAAGATATTAATACTGTTATTAATGAAGCTACTAAATCAAATTCAGATATAGCAAAAGATAGCATTAAACAAATATTATTTACGACTTTTGTAATTAAATAG
- a CDS encoding flagellar basal body L-ring protein FlgH, whose product MQNSFILIFIVVLFSACSATSEPELAFEKPEIQIPKKSPEPRKNKGSLYSMQGTSLFADKKDLQVGDIIQIVISEDLTSKSNNKRELTSTRDNSLGGGLAGATGTNTLSGVTSNVANKLNANLGVNFSTNSSTSDKGKVNSQLDETFATTISAIIEETYQNGNYYIKGKKEMLIEGQRQEIIVSGVIRPYDISSDNSINSSQIADLKLLYDKNGTESDILETPWGLKFMRAIWPF is encoded by the coding sequence ATGCAAAATAGTTTTATATTAATTTTTATAGTGGTACTCTTTTCCGCATGTAGTGCCACATCAGAACCAGAATTAGCTTTTGAAAAACCAGAAATACAAATACCTAAAAAAAGCCCAGAACCAAGAAAAAATAAAGGTTCTTTATATTCTATGCAAGGTACTTCTTTATTCGCAGATAAAAAAGATTTACAAGTAGGAGATATTATTCAAATTGTAATTAGTGAAGATCTAACATCGAAAAGTAATAATAAAAGAGAATTAACAAGTACTAGAGATAATAGTCTAGGTGGTGGACTAGCAGGTGCAACAGGCACAAACACATTAAGTGGAGTAACATCAAACGTAGCGAATAAATTAAATGCAAATCTTGGTGTAAATTTTTCAACTAATAGCTCAACTTCTGATAAAGGAAAAGTTAATAGTCAATTAGATGAAACATTTGCTACAACAATCTCTGCAATAATAGAAGAAACTTATCAAAATGGTAACTATTATATAAAAGGTAAAAAAGAGATGCTAATTGAAGGGCAACGACAAGAAATAATTGTAAGTGGTGTAATAAGACCTTATGATATAAGTTCAGATAATTCAATTAATTCTTCACAAATAGCAGATTTAAAACTATTATATGATAAAAATGGAACGGAATCAGATATTTTAGAAACACCATGGGGATTAAAATTTATGAGAGCAATCTGGCCATTTTAA
- a CDS encoding flagellar hook-associated protein FlgK — translation MLSTLSVSQSGLNAAKIAVENVSNNIANADTPGYKKRVVQLEELSQMDNQFTGRGVNATGAYRITSQYMYDKLISENTKLSYYDKLSNMTGNIQSIFKETTDSGFSADLNRYYQAVENLRTDPTSQVYKTTLQTQGNILVESLQNLYSSVEQQQKVEKTELSANVNDVNSILKEIGLLNEKMQKFDGVSNDMLDKRDQLELELSNYVDINVNRTDDNYELTIAGQPAVTNTNVRTLNVKEEETLQKDKYTLVDSSVLPPVSYDSLKYNEDFTAKTFDANDVVTYKLNNEFSVSVKMGESITMDWNGDGTETTETVDSSNLTRALVHKINSDPNMKGSITAYNGDYSVDANGNKITKDTQDNYLRIESNLGGSQNQFDGRISIENIDNTDSTIVDKRESIYRGDSSVDPESKVTITINDKEVPIKSGILKAQVDNLSSDSPNNKYQSYLDKLDSFAQTLSDISNEFIKTSSGDYIYGEAGSDESLGTINSMGLFSGSSVKTLKFNEKMVNDLDQNKLDYLATIQWKQNLSFDGKAQDVNSTTKSSLSEFFRDLRVSISADKENIDFTKTTQAGISNSIKSSYDQLTKVDKDEEMLNLIKFQAAYTANAKMITVIDEMLQTLLGLKR, via the coding sequence ATGCTAAGTACATTGAGCGTATCTCAAAGCGGACTGAATGCTGCAAAAATTGCAGTTGAAAATGTATCAAATAACATAGCAAATGCAGATACTCCTGGGTATAAAAAAAGAGTTGTACAGCTTGAAGAATTATCACAAATGGATAATCAATTTACAGGTCGTGGTGTAAATGCAACTGGTGCATATAGAATTACATCTCAATATATGTATGATAAATTAATTTCTGAAAATACTAAATTAAGTTATTATGATAAATTATCCAATATGACAGGAAATATTCAGTCTATTTTCAAAGAAACAACTGATAGTGGTTTTTCAGCAGATTTAAATCGATACTATCAAGCTGTTGAAAATTTAAGAACAGATCCAACTTCTCAAGTTTATAAAACGACTTTACAAACTCAAGGTAATATTTTAGTTGAATCATTACAAAATCTTTATTCAAGTGTAGAACAACAACAAAAAGTTGAAAAAACTGAACTAAGTGCTAATGTTAATGATGTAAATAGTATCTTAAAAGAGATAGGTCTTTTAAATGAGAAAATGCAAAAATTCGATGGTGTTTCAAATGATATGCTTGATAAAAGAGATCAGTTAGAATTAGAATTATCAAATTATGTTGATATAAATGTAAATAGAACAGATGACAATTATGAGTTAACAATAGCTGGACAGCCAGCTGTTACAAATACAAATGTAAGAACACTAAATGTTAAAGAAGAAGAAACATTACAAAAAGATAAATATACTTTAGTTGATAGTAGTGTTTTACCTCCTGTTTCATATGACTCATTAAAATATAATGAAGATTTTACTGCAAAAACATTTGATGCAAATGATGTAGTTACTTATAAACTAAATAATGAATTTTCTGTTTCCGTTAAAATGGGTGAATCAATAACTATGGATTGGAATGGTGATGGTACTGAAACAACAGAAACTGTAGATAGTTCTAATTTAACTAGAGCATTAGTTCATAAAATAAATTCTGATCCAAATATGAAAGGTTCAATCACTGCATATAATGGAGATTATTCTGTTGATGCAAATGGAAATAAAATTACAAAAGATACACAAGATAATTATTTAAGAATTGAGTCAAATCTTGGTGGAAGCCAGAATCAATTTGATGGAAGAATAAGTATTGAGAATATAGACAATACTGATTCCACAATTGTAGATAAAAGAGAATCAATATACAGAGGCGATTCTAGTGTAGATCCTGAATCAAAAGTAACTATTACAATTAATGATAAAGAAGTACCAATTAAAAGTGGTATTTTAAAAGCACAAGTAGATAATTTATCATCAGATTCACCTAATAATAAATATCAAAGCTATCTAGATAAATTAGATTCTTTTGCGCAAACCTTATCTGATATTTCTAATGAATTTATTAAAACAAGTTCAGGCGATTATATTTATGGAGAAGCTGGAAGTGATGAATCACTAGGAACAATCAACTCAATGGGATTATTTAGTGGTTCGAGTGTTAAGACATTAAAGTTTAATGAAAAGATGGTTAATGATTTAGATCAAAATAAATTGGATTATTTAGCGACTATTCAATGGAAACAAAATTTATCTTTTGATGGAAAAGCTCAAGATGTAAATTCAACAACTAAATCATCTTTAAGCGAGTTTTTTAGAGACTTAAGAGTTAGTATATCAGCTGATAAAGAGAATATTGATTTCACAAAAACAACACAGGCAGGCATTAGTAATTCAATTAAGTCTTCATATGATCAGTTAACTAAAGTCGATAAAGATGAAGAGATGTTAAATTTGATTAAATTTCAAGCAGCATATACTGCAAATGCTAAGATGATTACAGTAATAGATGAAATGTTACAAACTTTACTTGGCTTAAAAAGA